The sequence AGGTAGCTAAAGGTGCGATGTCACAGACGGATAGATTATCAACAGTTACTGGGGCAATTGATCAGGTTGGTCAGAGCGTTAAAAATATTAATGATAACGTGAAAATTCAGAATCAAAGTGTTCAAAACAATACGATTGCGTTGCAGAATACTAGTCAGCTAATACAAGTTTTAAATGAGAACGCTCAAATACAAAGAGACAAGATAGAGTTAACCAGTGAGAACATGACAGGAACATTAGAAGCAGTTAATAAAATAAAAGATAACACAAAGAATGTTTATAACAGTTCAATAGCTTCTTCTGAAGTTGCTGAAAAAGGTAAAATAAGCGTTGAAAATATTTATCAAGAAATGAGTGATATTAAAAAAATAGTTGCTGATTCTTCTAAAAAAATTAGTGATTTATCTCAATATTCTAGGAGGATTGAGGATATTATTGATATTATCGATGATATTGCTGACCAGACGAATTTATTGGCACTTAATGCTGCGATAGAGGCAGCTAGAGCTGGAGAAGCTGGTGTTGGATTTGTGGTTGTTGCAGACGAGGTTAGAAAATTAGCTGAGAAATCTGGCAAGGCAACAAAAGAAATAGCAGATTTGTTATATACAATACAAAATATCACTAAAGAAGCAGCACAATCAATGGATAAGAGTAATGAGCAAGTTGAGCACGGTGTCGCCCAGACAGAGAATGCTAAAATTGCTTTACTTAATATCATTGATGCCGTTGATAATACCGTTAGTATGGTTGAGAATATTTATACCTCTTCGGAAAGTATGTCCAGTAGTTTTGACAGCGTTATGCGTATTACAGAACAACTTTTTGCTTCAGTAGATGAAAATTCTGTTTCGATTAAATCTTTGGCTGATTCTTCAAGAGCAATTGCTGAGAGTTCGACGGATGTTTCTGCCATTTTTTCCAAGAGTATAGAAGAACTAGATTTAATACAAAATAGTACAGAGCAAATGCTGTCTGAGACAAAGGAAATAAGTAATATCGCTACAGATAATAATTCCATTGCAGAAGAAGTTACCGCCTCTGCCTTTGATCTTACTCAAGCAACAGATATGAATGTTAAGTTAATTCATAACATTAGAGGTTTATCAACACGTTTAAAAGAGTTTTTAGATAGTTGATTTATAAGTTAGTATAGGAATCTAAATTAATCTCAGCTGTAGCTTTTTTGATATTTTTTAAGGGAATAAAAATTTTTATTTGCAATCCTTTTGCGTTTTCAGTCTGATAAGGTATTTTAATAGCAGAGATTAATTCATCGAGCATAATTTGATTGGGATTGTTATTAAGTCGTTGTTGAAAAGAATATGCTTCTTTTCTTTTTTTGCTTTGGATAGAGAGTGTTCCGTTACAAGAAATTATTATGATAATTAGAGAAAAAAGCCCTTTCCCTTTGCTGTTTTTATATGTGGAAAATTTTTCTTTAATGCTAACTAATATTGGAGCCTCGAATCCCGGTCCGCTATCATCAGCATCAATGTATAGGTAGTCATTGTCGGTAGAAATAGTTACGTCTATAGGATTATTGTTATTATGTTTACTGTTTTCGGCTAGGATGCCTATAAGGGC is a genomic window of Candidatus Margulisiibacteriota bacterium containing:
- a CDS encoding methyl-accepting chemotaxis protein; this translates as MNIKKAYNKRALYYLIPIFFVLASFFLTLIIVSHLNSSNSIILDEIIVEKLFEQTNSLETALNKIDNIDAKLSLIKNFKTSSKYFWAIDKDERVLYHPLSYYISKLSLAEFKDQKGNPFLLTLINEALIVGKASIIYYSSAEDGVVVRKIAVAKLLEGSDIIIGTDSVAKETVVDQKIMLWLFVLSLFGYVFAVTSYVIIKKKRVSNDVKRFSKEMTALCDNVVRYEPSFEICNTFLPLQKEYVRLVNYFKEFVHKSSSLSDDLHANLDSLEKNVLEISSNFHKLTTALFEVAKGAMSQTDRLSTVTGAIDQVGQSVKNINDNVKIQNQSVQNNTIALQNTSQLIQVLNENAQIQRDKIELTSENMTGTLEAVNKIKDNTKNVYNSSIASSEVAEKGKISVENIYQEMSDIKKIVADSSKKISDLSQYSRRIEDIIDIIDDIADQTNLLALNAAIEAARAGEAGVGFVVVADEVRKLAEKSGKATKEIADLLYTIQNITKEAAQSMDKSNEQVEHGVAQTENAKIALLNIIDAVDNTVSMVENIYTSSESMSSSFDSVMRITEQLFASVDENSVSIKSLADSSRAIAESSTDVSAIFSKSIEELDLIQNSTEQMLSETKEISNIATDNNSIAEEVTASAFDLTQATDMNVKLIHNIRGLSTRLKEFLDS